In a single window of the Anaerotruncus rubiinfantis genome:
- a CDS encoding tagaturonate reductase yields MKNLNKDMAKKVSRPIAVMQYGEGNFLRAFVDYMIDIANEKGVTDMGIAIVKPITFGSLERFDAQDNLYTVVLRGRQDGKTVNDARIVTSVEEAVDAYTQYDRYMEIGCLDTLKIIVSNTTEAGIVFDETDKFESTPPTTYPGKLTKVLYERFKKFNGAADKGVIIIPCELIEHNGDKLSDCVNKFIDLWKLGEDFKAWVNENCTFCCTLVDRIVTGYPRDSIEEITAQLGYNDQLVDTAEPFGLWVIESKKRDISGIFPIDKAGLPVVFTDDQTPYRERKVRILNGAHTSTVLAGYLAGFEIVGEIMKDPDVRKYMETAVFEEIVPTVRLPHDEVVAFANSVFERFENPFIRHRLLDISLNSVSKWKARVLPSFRDNVAKNGKLPKFLTFSFAALLAFYTSDTLVDGVLKGSRGGESYDIKDDAAVLAFFAKNSKALSSKEFVQAAASETRFWGEDLTKYEGFVDTVAAYLDAIHKDGMKAVVHELVK; encoded by the coding sequence ATGAAAAACCTGAACAAAGACATGGCCAAAAAAGTTTCCCGCCCCATCGCCGTCATGCAGTACGGCGAAGGCAATTTCCTGCGTGCTTTCGTGGATTATATGATCGATATTGCAAATGAAAAAGGGGTGACCGATATGGGCATTGCAATCGTCAAGCCCATCACCTTTGGTTCCCTTGAGCGTTTTGACGCCCAGGACAACCTCTACACCGTGGTTCTGCGCGGCCGTCAGGACGGCAAAACCGTCAACGACGCACGCATCGTCACCAGCGTCGAGGAAGCGGTCGACGCCTACACCCAGTACGACCGCTATATGGAAATCGGGTGCCTCGACACCCTGAAGATCATTGTTTCCAACACCACTGAAGCTGGCATCGTTTTTGACGAGACCGATAAATTTGAAAGCACACCGCCCACTACCTATCCCGGCAAACTGACCAAGGTTCTCTATGAGCGCTTCAAGAAATTTAACGGCGCCGCTGACAAGGGCGTTATCATCATCCCCTGCGAGCTCATCGAGCACAACGGAGATAAACTGAGCGACTGTGTCAACAAGTTTATCGACCTGTGGAAGCTCGGCGAGGACTTCAAAGCCTGGGTCAATGAAAACTGCACCTTCTGCTGCACCCTGGTCGACCGCATTGTCACCGGCTATCCGCGTGACAGCATCGAGGAGATCACCGCGCAGCTGGGCTACAACGACCAGCTGGTCGACACCGCCGAGCCCTTCGGGCTCTGGGTCATCGAGAGCAAGAAACGCGACATCTCCGGCATCTTCCCGATCGATAAGGCCGGCCTGCCGGTTGTCTTTACCGACGACCAGACCCCGTACCGCGAGCGCAAGGTCCGCATCCTCAACGGCGCGCACACCTCCACTGTCCTGGCCGGCTACCTGGCGGGCTTTGAGATTGTGGGCGAGATCATGAAGGACCCGGATGTCCGCAAATATATGGAGACTGCGGTTTTTGAGGAGATTGTCCCGACCGTCCGTCTGCCGCACGACGAGGTTGTCGCGTTTGCCAACTCGGTATTCGAGCGTTTCGAGAACCCATTCATCCGTCACCGCCTGCTCGACATTTCGCTCAACTCGGTTTCCAAATGGAAAGCCCGCGTGCTGCCCTCCTTCCGCGACAATGTCGCCAAAAACGGCAAGCTGCCGAAATTCCTGACCTTCTCGTTCGCGGCGCTGCTCGCCTTCTATACCTCCGATACGCTTGTCGACGGCGTCCTCAAAGGCAGCCGCGGCGGCGAGAGCTACGACATCAAGGACGACGCTGCGGTGCTTGCGTTCTTCGCGAAGAATTCGAAAGCGCTTTCGTCCAAAGAATTTGTACAGGCGGCAGCTTCGGAAACCCGTTTCTGGGGCGAGGACCTCACCAAATACGAGGGGTTTGTCGATACTGTCGCTGCATACCTTGATGCCATTCACAAAGACGGCATGAAAGCCGTTGTGCATGAACTGGTAAAATAA
- a CDS encoding LacI family DNA-binding transcriptional regulator, with amino-acid sequence MTIYDISRKSGVSIATVSRVINGKKGVSEATRQRVLSVMAEKGYTPNAFARGLGLNSIKTVGVMCMDVSDIYLASAVSALERELRARGYDALLCCTGSEQEDRKSYLGVLLSKRVDAVILVGSHFVSGDVSYIISAAQEVPVILINGYLKADNVYCVLCDDFGSVSDAVKCLLSAGRRRVVYLYDTDTYSGKQKLEGYRWALTQAGMPVDERLIVYCEHGIAGGIEAVGKLFDSGVLFDAVVASEDELAVAAIKASLSHGLQVPRDVSIIGYNNSILSRCCEPELTTVDSRVEALCMTAISTLFGVFGGKDFPSKTLLSGELIQRRTTRF; translated from the coding sequence ATGACTATTTATGATATTTCGCGAAAATCCGGCGTATCCATCGCCACCGTTTCCCGCGTCATCAACGGAAAAAAGGGCGTGAGCGAAGCCACCCGCCAGCGGGTGCTCAGCGTCATGGCGGAAAAAGGCTATACGCCGAACGCCTTTGCACGCGGGCTTGGGCTGAACTCAATCAAAACGGTTGGCGTCATGTGCATGGACGTCTCGGATATCTATCTCGCCTCCGCCGTTTCCGCACTGGAGCGGGAACTGCGCGCACGCGGCTATGACGCGCTGCTCTGCTGCACCGGCAGCGAACAGGAGGACCGCAAAAGCTATCTTGGCGTGCTGCTTTCCAAGCGGGTTGACGCGGTGATCCTGGTCGGCTCCCATTTTGTCAGCGGCGACGTCTCCTATATCATTTCCGCCGCGCAGGAGGTCCCGGTGATCCTTATCAACGGATACCTCAAGGCGGACAATGTCTACTGTGTCCTCTGCGACGATTTCGGCTCGGTCTCCGATGCCGTCAAATGCCTGCTCAGCGCGGGCCGCCGCCGGGTGGTTTATCTCTATGACACCGATACCTACAGCGGCAAACAGAAGCTCGAAGGATACCGCTGGGCGCTCACCCAGGCCGGGATGCCGGTGGATGAACGGCTCATCGTCTACTGCGAACACGGGATCGCGGGCGGCATCGAAGCGGTGGGCAAGCTTTTTGACAGCGGCGTCCTGTTCGACGCGGTGGTCGCTTCCGAGGACGAGCTTGCCGTCGCCGCGATCAAGGCTTCTCTTTCCCACGGCCTGCAGGTCCCGCGTGATGTGTCGATCATTGGGTATAATAACTCCATCCTGTCCCGCTGCTGTGAGCCGGAACTCACCACGGTCGACAGCCGGGTGGAGGCGCTCTGCATGACCGCCATTTCCACTCTGTTCGGCGTTTTCGGCGGCAAGGATTTCCCTTCCAAAACCCTGCTCTCCGGGGAGCTTATCCAGCGGCGCACCACACGGTTCTAA
- the uxaC gene encoding glucuronate isomerase, whose translation MAKKFMDADFLLQNETAKYLYHNHAAKMPIIDYHCHINPAEIAEDRRFENIAQPWLLGDHYKWRQMRTNGTPEENVTGSGSDRDKFEAWAETLDKAIGNPLYHWTHLELQRYFDYDGVLGKATAQQVWDTCNKKLADPSMSVRGLIRKSNVKLICTTDDPIDDLRWHKKLAEDPDWEVKVLPAWRPDKAMNIEQAPYTGYIKTLSEVSGVAVSDFDSVCAALESRLDFFASMGCCASDHALDFAFYAPASKEELNRIVKDALAGKTLSAEDVLKYKTGILVFLARQYARRGWVMQLHYGAVRNTNSRMFEKLGADTGFDCMGNTLDAFALTRFFDALDATDELPKTVLYSLNGADNAMLGTVLGCFQGAGYHNKIQHGSAWWFNDTKAGMEQQLVSLANLSLLGNFIGMLTDSRSFLSYTRHEYFRRILCNLIGSWVEDGEYPDNRELLGKMVEDICYNNTKNFFGFDI comes from the coding sequence ATGGCTAAAAAATTCATGGACGCGGATTTCCTGCTTCAAAACGAAACCGCCAAGTACCTCTATCACAACCACGCGGCAAAGATGCCGATCATCGACTATCATTGCCACATCAACCCGGCTGAAATCGCCGAGGACCGCCGTTTCGAAAATATCGCGCAGCCCTGGCTGCTGGGCGACCATTACAAATGGCGCCAGATGCGCACCAACGGCACCCCGGAGGAGAATGTGACCGGCTCCGGCAGCGACCGCGACAAGTTCGAAGCCTGGGCCGAGACGCTCGACAAGGCGATTGGAAACCCGCTCTACCACTGGACCCATCTCGAGCTGCAGCGCTACTTCGATTACGATGGCGTGCTCGGCAAAGCGACTGCCCAGCAGGTCTGGGATACCTGCAACAAAAAACTGGCTGATCCCAGCATGAGCGTGCGGGGCCTCATCCGCAAATCGAACGTCAAGCTCATCTGCACCACCGACGATCCGATTGACGACCTGCGCTGGCACAAAAAGCTCGCGGAAGATCCCGATTGGGAGGTAAAAGTCCTGCCCGCATGGCGCCCCGACAAGGCCATGAATATCGAGCAGGCCCCGTATACTGGTTACATCAAGACCCTTTCCGAAGTCTCCGGCGTCGCGGTCTCCGATTTTGATTCGGTCTGTGCCGCGCTTGAAAGCCGTCTCGACTTCTTCGCTTCGATGGGCTGCTGCGCCTCCGACCACGCGCTGGATTTCGCTTTCTACGCACCCGCTTCCAAAGAGGAGCTCAACCGCATCGTGAAGGACGCGCTCGCCGGCAAAACCCTTTCGGCGGAGGATGTGCTCAAATATAAGACCGGCATCCTTGTTTTCCTTGCGCGCCAGTATGCGCGCCGCGGCTGGGTCATGCAGCTGCATTACGGCGCGGTACGCAACACCAACTCCCGCATGTTCGAAAAACTCGGTGCGGACACCGGATTTGACTGCATGGGCAACACCCTCGATGCGTTTGCGCTGACCCGTTTCTTCGACGCGCTCGACGCCACCGACGAACTTCCCAAGACCGTCCTCTACTCCCTCAACGGCGCGGATAATGCGATGCTTGGCACCGTGCTCGGCTGTTTCCAAGGCGCCGGTTATCACAATAAGATCCAGCACGGTTCTGCCTGGTGGTTCAACGACACCAAAGCCGGCATGGAGCAGCAGCTCGTGAGCCTTGCAAATCTCTCGCTACTTGGCAACTTCATCGGCATGCTTACCGACAGCCGCAGCTTCCTTTCCTACACCCGCCACGAGTATTTCCGCCGCATCCTTTGCAACCTGATTGGCAGCTGGGTCGAAGACGGCGAATATCCTGACAACCGCGAGCTGCTCGGCAAGATGGTGGAGGATATCTGCTATAACAATACCAAAAATTTCTTTGGGTTTGACATCTGA
- a CDS encoding UxaA family hydrolase: MVNFIKIHPDDNVGVAIRPIAKGETVDAGGVQVTALEEIKAGHKMALAPIKKGENVIKYGHAIGSAQADIAAGEWVHVQNLRTNLNDKLEYTYSPALRNISPEKPQTFQGYVRPDGKVGVRNELWIIPTVGCVNGIAQIIAREAQELVKGSIDGLYAFAHPYGCSQLSEDHKMTQKALAGLVNHPNAGGVLVLGLGCENNNIGEFQKVLGETDPRRVKFLNCQDADDEVAAAVGLLRELAEYAGGFQREACPADKLVIGLKCGGSDGLSGISANPLVGAFSDILVAQGGTSILTEVPEMFGAETILMNRCKDEATFEKTVALINNFKDYFIRYGQEIYENPSPGNKAGGISTLEDKSLGCTQKGGSATVMDVLAYGDPVKAHGLNLLQAPGNDLVASTALAVSGAQIVLFTTGRGTPFGCPVPTVKISSNTPLYERKRGWIDFNAGAFVDGTPMEELSRTFYDYILSVASGEHTTGENHGVRDLAIFKDGVTL, translated from the coding sequence ATGGTAAATTTCATTAAAATCCATCCCGATGACAATGTTGGCGTCGCGATCCGCCCGATTGCCAAAGGCGAGACGGTCGACGCGGGCGGCGTGCAGGTCACGGCGCTTGAGGAGATCAAAGCCGGGCATAAGATGGCGCTGGCCCCGATCAAAAAAGGCGAAAACGTCATCAAATATGGCCACGCCATCGGGTCCGCGCAGGCGGACATCGCAGCTGGCGAATGGGTGCATGTCCAGAACCTGCGGACCAATCTGAACGACAAGCTGGAATACACCTATTCCCCCGCCCTGCGGAATATTTCCCCGGAAAAGCCTCAGACTTTCCAGGGCTATGTCCGTCCGGACGGCAAGGTTGGCGTTCGCAACGAACTCTGGATTATCCCGACGGTCGGATGCGTCAACGGGATCGCGCAAATCATCGCGCGCGAGGCGCAGGAGCTGGTAAAAGGTTCCATTGACGGGCTTTATGCCTTTGCGCATCCATATGGCTGCTCCCAGCTTTCGGAGGACCATAAGATGACCCAGAAAGCCCTGGCAGGGCTTGTAAACCATCCGAACGCGGGCGGCGTGCTGGTGCTGGGGCTCGGCTGTGAAAACAACAACATCGGTGAATTCCAGAAGGTGCTGGGAGAGACCGACCCGCGCCGGGTCAAGTTCCTCAACTGCCAGGACGCGGATGACGAAGTGGCGGCGGCAGTCGGACTGCTGCGTGAGCTGGCTGAATATGCGGGCGGTTTCCAGCGGGAGGCCTGCCCGGCCGACAAACTGGTCATCGGACTCAAATGCGGCGGCTCGGACGGACTGTCCGGCATCTCCGCGAACCCGCTGGTCGGCGCGTTTTCGGATATCTTGGTCGCGCAGGGCGGTACCAGTATCTTGACCGAGGTGCCGGAGATGTTCGGCGCGGAAACCATCCTGATGAACCGCTGCAAGGACGAGGCGACTTTTGAAAAGACAGTCGCGCTCATCAATAACTTCAAAGATTATTTCATCCGCTATGGGCAGGAGATCTATGAGAACCCATCCCCGGGCAACAAAGCGGGCGGCATTTCAACGCTTGAGGACAAATCCCTCGGCTGCACCCAGAAGGGTGGCAGTGCCACTGTCATGGACGTGCTCGCTTACGGCGACCCGGTCAAGGCGCATGGCCTCAACCTTCTGCAGGCGCCGGGCAACGACCTGGTTGCGTCGACCGCGCTGGCGGTTTCGGGCGCGCAGATCGTACTGTTCACAACCGGCCGCGGCACACCGTTCGGCTGCCCGGTACCGACTGTAAAGATTTCCAGCAACACCCCGCTCTATGAGCGCAAACGCGGCTGGATCGATTTCAACGCGGGCGCCTTCGTAGACGGCACGCCGATGGAAGAGCTCTCCCGC
- a CDS encoding AEC family transporter, with amino-acid sequence MADILTKACGFLFLIALAYFLKRVGLFRKEDGIVLSKVLVNVTVPAAVLVNFQGVSIDHDLFLVLLVSFAINFSMLGAGWLLGRRRPGPEAAYSVLNTCTYNLGTFALPFLQAFFSGAAIVVVCVFDIACSIMCYGVSYSVACAVLGRGGAKFSMRALLRSLFSMPPFVLYVVLLALSPLHVGLPEPIISVASMISSASAPLAMLMLGMLFEVGRGTGAARVIVRVLAGRYLLSAVFACAVYFLLPLPQLYRQIIALLVFSPISCLAPVFTDRCGIDPAPSAVMNSISIPISILCMTAVLMLTSV; translated from the coding sequence ATGGCGGACATCCTCACCAAAGCATGCGGTTTTTTGTTTCTGATCGCGCTGGCCTACTTCCTCAAGCGGGTTGGTCTGTTTCGCAAGGAGGACGGCATCGTCCTTTCCAAGGTGCTGGTCAACGTGACCGTGCCGGCCGCCGTCCTGGTGAACTTCCAGGGCGTTTCAATCGATCATGACCTCTTTTTGGTATTGCTTGTGAGCTTTGCCATCAATTTCTCGATGCTCGGCGCCGGCTGGCTGCTGGGCAGGAGACGGCCTGGCCCGGAGGCGGCCTACAGTGTCCTGAACACCTGCACCTACAACCTTGGCACCTTTGCGCTGCCGTTTTTGCAGGCCTTCTTTTCCGGCGCCGCCATCGTGGTCGTCTGCGTCTTTGACATCGCCTGTTCGATCATGTGTTATGGGGTCAGCTATTCGGTTGCCTGTGCGGTGCTTGGCCGCGGCGGCGCCAAATTTTCCATGCGTGCGCTGCTGCGTTCACTTTTTTCGATGCCGCCGTTCGTTTTATACGTCGTGCTCCTGGCGCTTTCCCCGCTGCATGTGGGGCTGCCCGAGCCAATCATCTCGGTGGCTTCCATGATCAGTTCCGCGAGCGCGCCGCTGGCCATGCTGATGCTCGGTATGCTGTTTGAAGTTGGCCGCGGCACCGGCGCCGCGCGCGTCATCGTCCGGGTGCTCGCTGGCCGTTACCTGCTTTCGGCCGTTTTTGCCTGTGCCGTTTATTTTCTGCTGCCGCTGCCGCAGCTCTACCGCCAGATCATCGCGCTCCTGGTCTTTTCCCCGATCTCCTGCCTCGCGCCGGTCTTTACCGACCGCTGCGGCATCGATCCGGCCCCTTCGGCTGTTATGAATTCGATCAGCATCCCGATCAGCATCCTGTGTATGACCGCGGTTTTGATGCTCACCTCTGTATAA
- a CDS encoding P-II family nitrogen regulator → MSNEPVKISLIITIVNRGRGEKAAEIAGRYGGLFNLCMLGRGTADSVLLDYLGLGETEKDVMLSALASAKAPLLLSELSAGLELARNGNGIAFTIPASSVGGPKTMHFLAGRDTEACEEEEIMNEKKCELILTVVSRGLADLVMEAAKEHGATGGTILHARGTGIHEAEKFFGIPITPEKEVVMILAKKECKRAIMQAVCEKAGLSTEAHGISFSLPVDDVVGASSFQE, encoded by the coding sequence ATGTCGAATGAACCTGTAAAGATATCCCTGATCATAACCATCGTCAACCGCGGCCGCGGGGAAAAAGCGGCCGAGATCGCGGGCCGTTACGGCGGGCTTTTTAACCTGTGCATGCTTGGACGGGGCACTGCGGACAGCGTCCTGCTCGATTACCTGGGTCTGGGGGAAACTGAAAAGGATGTGATGCTCAGCGCGCTGGCATCGGCCAAAGCGCCGCTGCTGCTGTCTGAGCTCTCCGCCGGGCTGGAACTTGCACGAAATGGGAATGGAATCGCCTTCACCATCCCGGCCAGCAGCGTGGGCGGACCGAAAACGATGCATTTTCTGGCGGGCCGGGATACGGAGGCCTGTGAAGAGGAGGAAATCATGAACGAGAAGAAATGCGAACTGATCCTGACCGTCGTTTCCCGTGGATTGGCAGACCTTGTGATGGAGGCGGCCAAAGAGCATGGCGCGACCGGCGGCACCATCCTGCATGCGCGCGGCACCGGTATCCACGAGGCGGAGAAATTTTTCGGCATCCCAATCACGCCCGAAAAGGAAGTGGTTATGATCCTTGCGAAGAAGGAATGCAAGCGGGCGATCATGCAGGCGGTCTGTGAAAAGGCCGGCCTTTCCACAGAGGCGCACGGGATTTCCTTCTCGCTGCCGGTGGATGACGTGGTTGGCGCGTCGAGCTTCCAGGAGTGA